Proteins from a genomic interval of Rosa chinensis cultivar Old Blush chromosome 2, RchiOBHm-V2, whole genome shotgun sequence:
- the LOC112185862 gene encoding pentatricopeptide repeat-containing protein At5g15300, with translation MIRKRPNDRSTNRQQRSTLFQKCTNLRALKQVHASMVVHGFNSNHSALGELIFASAMVISGTIGYAHKLFDHITEPNTFMWNTMIRGSAQSLKPLNAVVLYTQMEKRGSRPDDFTFPFILKACTKLCWVKMGMGIHGKVMRFGFQSNASVRNTLIDFHAKCGDLRVATALFDGSAKRDVVAWSALTAGYARRGKLDAARRLFDEMPVKDLVSWNVMITGYTKQGEMESARKLFDEVPRRDVVTWNAMIAGYVRCGFIEQALQMFEEMTSLGEKPDEVTMLSLLSACADIGELEIGERIHSSLLEMGSGEISIIHGNALIDMYSKCGSIERAIEVFQGMREKDVSSWNSVIGGLAFHGHAEESVNLFEEMRRLKVRPDGITFVGVLVACSHAGKVEDGRGYFSLMRNEYKIKPNIKHYGCMVDLLGRAGLLDEAFDCIGNMEMQPNAIVWRTLLGACKVHGNVELGRRANERLLDIRGDESGDFVLLSNIYASRGEWHGAEEVRKLMDDIGVKKEPGFSIVEADDSALKHFCFYSKSKSNRGC, from the coding sequence ATGATCAGAAAGAGACCAAACGACAGGAGCACCAACCGTCAACAACGGTCAACCCTCTTTCAAAAATGCACCAACCTCCGAGCTCTCAAGCAAGTCCATGCTTCCATGGTCGTCCATGGCTTCAATTCGAACCATTCCGCTCTCGGAGAGCTCATTTTCGCCAGCGCTATGGTGATTTCGGGCACCATTGGCTATGCCCACAAGTTGTTCGATCATATTACTGAACCAAACACCTTCATGTGGAACACTATGATCAGAGGCTCAGCTCAGAGCCTGAAACCACTCAATGCGGTGGTGTTATATACCCAGATGGAGAAGCGGGGTTCGAGGCCTGATGACTTCACTTTCCCATTTATTCTCAAGGCCTGCACTAAGCTTTGTTGGGTTAAGATGGGAATGGGGATTCATGGCAAGGTTATGAGGTTTGGGTTTCAGTCAAATGCCTCTGTTAGGAATACCCTCATTGATTTTCATGCTAAATGTGGGGATTTGAGGGTTGCGACTGCACTTTTTGATGGCTCGGCCAAGAGGGATGTCGTGGCTTGGTCAGCATTGACAGCAGGGTATGCAAGAAGAGGGAAGCTGGATGCCGCGAGGCGGCTTTTCGATGAAATGCCTGTTAAGGATTTGGTTTCTTGGAATGTGATGATTACGGGGTACACAAAGCAAGGGGAGATGGAGAGTGCGAGGAAGTTGTTTGATGAGGTTCCGAGAAGAGATGTGGTGACTTGGAATGCAATGATCGCGGGCTATGTGCGCTGCGGGTTTATTGAGCAGGCATTGCAGATGTTTGAGGAGATGACAAGTCTGGGTGAGAAGCCTGATGAAGTGACAATGTTGAGTCTGTTGTCTGCTTGCGCAGATATTGGAGAGTTAGAAATTGGGGAAAGGATACATTCCTCTCTTCTAGAGATGGGTTCTGGGGAGATAAGCATCATACATGGAAATGCGCTTATAGATATGTATTCCAAGTGTGGCAGCATTGAAAGGGCAATTGAAGTGTTTCAGGGGATGAGGGAGAAGGATGTGTCTTCATGGAATTCAGTGATCGGAGGGCTGGCATTCCATGGCCATGCTGAAGAGTCGGTTAATCTGTTTGAAGAGATGCGGAGGTTGAAAGTCAGGCCTGATGGGATCACATTTGTTGGAGTCTTGGTAGCTTGCAGTCATGCTGGGAAGGTTGAAGACGGGCGTGGATACTTTAGTCTCATGAGGAATGAGTACAAAATCAAGCCTAACATAAAGCATTATGGGTGTATGGTGGATCTCTTAGGGCGTGCTGGGCTACTAGATGAAGCATTTGACTGCATTGGAAACATGGAGATGCAACCCAATGCCATAGTTTGGAGGACTCTTCTTGGGGCTTGTAAGGTTCATGGAAATGTTGAGTTGGGCAGACGTGCAAACGAGCGGCTACTTGATATTAGAGGAGATGAGAGTGGGGATTTTGTACTCCTATCAAACATATATGCTTCAAGAGGCGAGTGGCATGGGGCTGAGGAGGTGAGAAAGCTAATGGACGACATTGGGGTGAAGAAAGAGCCTGGCTTTAGCATAGTTGAAGCAGATGATAGTGCTCTCAAGCATTTTTGTTTCTATTCCAAATCTAAGTCAAACAGAGGATGTTAA
- the LOC112185863 gene encoding casparian strip membrane protein 1 — translation MKGAAAAIELGESKIGSTPRSGVNRGAAILDFILRIIAFLGTLVSAIAMGTTRERLPFFTQFLQFRAEYNDLPTFTFFVVANSIVCAYLMFSLALSIFHIIRSNAKNSRIILIFFDTGMLALLTAGASAATAIVYLAHKGNAKANWFPICQQFNSFCERISGSLIGSFVAIVIFVLLILMSAAALSRR, via the exons ATGAAGGGAGCTGCAGCAGCTATTGAGCTTGGTGAGTCCAAAATCGGTTCAACACCAAGAAGCGGGGTGAACAGAGGGGCAGCCATCCTCGACTTCATTCTAAGGATAATAGCGTTTCTTGGTACCTTAGTGAGTGCTATAGCTATGGGAACAACCAGGGAAAGACTTCCTTTTTTCACACAGTTCCTTCAGTTTAGGGCTGAGTATAATGATCTTCCAACATTTAC GTTCTTTGTGGTTGCCAATTCCATCGTATGTGCCTATCTGATGTTTTCTCTAGCTCTTTCTATCTTCCACATCATAAGAAGTAATGCAAAGAACAGTAGAATAATCTTGATCTTCTTCGACACG GGAATGCTGGCTCTTCTGACAGCAGGTGCCTCGGCCGCCACAGCTATTGTGTACTTAGCACACAAGGGGAATGCCAAGGCAAACTGGTTCCCAATCTGTCAACAATTCAATTCCTTCTGCGAACGAATCTCTGGCTCTTTGATTGGATCTTTCGTGGCAATTGTTATTTTCGTTCTCTTGATCTTAATGTCAGCTGCCGCCCTTTCTCGGCGTTGA
- the LOC112190548 gene encoding uncharacterized protein LOC112190548 codes for MSNAPRLDFQMLDSTGSEYYSWVTDVENHLTSRGILPIIQAPNPGLVFQRTPTKHAQAIILMRRHMDKALRLEYMSMRDARDLWVALEERFGNIQDTLLPDLKVQWNNIRFSDFKSVAEYNSEALRLKAMLKFCGKPLTEDELLEKTLSTIPVSAIVISKQFRTEVNAGRITRFNELINILSVSEKYDNILVKNYNSRPIGTKSVREANYNAPKKGRKQQYPNNKGQERRTGPYNHPNKERNRNFKADTRGGNFTRGGNSTRGNFTRGGNSTRGRGEYNNNMGRGGRIIRRGSSSNPPREYPQHGQTAPPMKGGNHNDVCHRCGSIEHWFKQCHASTKLAASYKEYRQNREQESNLAENEDSEDVNLTIEDFKAEQMHEDAADFD; via the coding sequence atgtcgaatgcacctagactcgactttcaaaTGCTTGACTCAACGGGTTCGGAATACTATAGTTGGgtaaccgacgttgagaaccacctcacttcaagagggatattgcccataattcaagctcctaatccaggccttgtgttccaaagaacacctacaaagcatgcacaAGCTATTATCTTGATGCGGCGCCATATGGATAAAGCTCTCAGACTAGAGTATATGTCAATGAGAGATGCTCGAGacttatgggtagcgctagaagagcgttttggtaatatccaagataccctcctccctgacttgaaggttcagtgGAATAATATACGCTTCTCCGACTTTAAGTCTGTTGCAGAATATAATTCGGAAGCTCTTCGACTCAAAGCTATGTTGAAGTTCTGTGGAAAGCCTCTCACAGAAGATGAGCtacttgagaagactctctccaccattcccgtctcagcaattgtgATATCAAAGCAATTTCGCacagaagtcaatgctggacgaattACAAGGTTTAATGAGCTTATTAATATTTTGTCGGTATCTGAAAAGTacgacaacatccttgtaaagaattataattctaGGCCCATAGGAACCAAGAGCGTCCGTGAggcaaattataatgcacccaaaaaggGGCGCAAGCAGCAATACCCTAATAATAAGGGACAAGAAAGGCGTACGGGCCCATATAACCACCCCAATAAAGAGAGAAACCGCAACTTTAAAGCGGACACTCGTGGTGGCAACTTCACACGTGGTGGTAACTCCACACGTGGCAACTTCACACGTGGTGGCaactccacacgtgggagaggtgaatataataacaatatgggccgtggaggtcgcATCATAAGGCGTGGTAGTAGCagtaaccctcctagggaatatccacaacATGGACAAACTGCACCTCCAATGAAAGGAGGCAACCATAATGACGTGTGTCATAGATGCGGATCAATCGAGcattggttcaaacaatgcCATGCAAGTACtaaactagctgcaagctacaaaGAGTATAGGCAAAACAGGGAGCAAGAATCCAACCTTGCCGAAAATGAAGATagtgaagatgtcaatctcacaatagaggacttcaaagctgaacaaATGCAcgaggatgcagcagactttgattag
- the LOC112183406 gene encoding pentatricopeptide repeat-containing protein At5g15280, mitochondrial — protein sequence MLQVLCTCSPHKPHIKQVGSLYSLFSLFTNNHCLSTTTSSSPIPHHLQQHTKTNTQVDLSRNCFNGIAQSVILRCSQYFDKSKGKDFANASLKDLLLEISDLVPEQTRRLRRVSEPKPEDVLELLLGFELQCAQVGFEARKVESLWGIFKWVSEKVEGFKHKPQSCEVMASLLLRVGLLREVEFLLSTMESQGVLLDSQEIYSDLIKGYVGVGELDRAISVYDRITGRVVPSLQCCCVLLDQLVGMRKTKLAFRVCSDMAEMGFDLRDVKKATFEGLVRLLCRDGKIQEARNFVKKAMAFELKPSNLVLNEVAYGYCEKKDFDDLMSFYSEIKCAPEVMAGNRIMHSLCSHFGTRRAEPYLQELEILGFNPDEVTFGIMIGWSCRERKLKSAFVYLSEMLGRHLNPHICTYNALISGVFMEGMWKHAGKVFDEMVERGTTPDLSTFRILLAGYCKVRNFDEAKRIVFDMASHGLIQNSSDEDPLSKAFMVLGFKPLAVTLKRDNDVGFAKTEFYDDLGNGLYLDTDLDKYEKRVTGILEDCMVPDYYSLMMIECSRRNLKGALVLADEIIRWGQDLSLSMMSDLLKGLSASHLHTKGITSIVDKKLHLVNQLDQETLNFLAQAYGKKGLTYNTRIVVNGMIERHLKINNETYTALVKGFCKKGNLRELNACWNIAQNDGWLPGPEDSKALIECLFHKEMLREAVQLLESILISYPDLRSDMCHMILDKLFVTGCTGIASILLGELEQRGGILDQMAYNNIIRGLCKGKNFHVAFKVLDSMLAKNLAPCLDVTVQLIPQLCRADRFGKAVNLKEIGLRVNSSYSLSLDRALIKGCCISGKVTEATTLLQNMLLKRIPPDAEIYNFLVQGHCKVNDLKKVWELLCVMTRKGFNISLSTYRNLVCLMCLEGRVLHAWKLTELMIGQSDPHDLSIYNILIFYIFPTGNTLLVKKVVEHLQEKKLLLDEVTYNFLVLGFCRSKDVSSAVDHLYTMISKDFRPSNRNLRKVITSLCDVGEIEKALELSREMELRGQIHDSMIQNAIVEGLSSRGRIQEAESFLDRMVEKCLIPENVNYNNLIKLFCSYGRPNKAVNSLNIMLKKGNVPDSTSFDSIISSFCALGNLEQAMDFHAEMLDRNLKPSIDTWDILVHNFCQDGKTAEAERLLKSMGCAGETVTRKIYLSVINSYRSENNLGKVSELMQAMQQSGYEPDFETHWSLIRNLRVSSDKDNANSSKGFLSKLLSASGFSRQKYSKAKQG from the coding sequence ATGCTTCAAGTTTTGTGTACCTGTTCACCCCACAAGCCTCACATCAAACAGGTTGGTTCTCTTTACTCTCTGTTCTCACTCTTCACCAATAACCACTGCCTCTCAACTACCACTTCTTCATCCCCAATTCCCCATCATCTTCAACAACACACAAAAACCAACACCCAAGTAGATTTATCTCGTAATTGTTTCAATGGTATAGCCCAATCTGTTATATTGAGGTGTTCCCAATATTTTGACAAGAGTAAGGGCAAAGACTTTGCCAATGCTTCTCTAAAAGACCTTCTTTTGGAGATTTCTGATTTAGTGCCTGAACAAACTCGTAGGCTTAGGCGGGTTTCGGAGCCGAAACCCGAAGATGTGCTTGAATTATTACTGGGTTTTGAATTGCAGTGTGCGCAAGTTGGATTTGAAGCTAGAAAGGTTGAGTCTTTGTGGGGAATTTTCAAGTGGGTTAGTGAAAAAGTTGAGGGCTTTAAGCATAAACCTCAGTCATGTGAGGTCATGGCCTCGTTGCTTCTCCGAGTGGGATTGCTTAGAGAAGTTGAGTTCTTGCTTTCCACAATGGAAAGTCAAGGAGTTTTGTTGGATAGTCAAGAAATTTACAGTGATTTGATTAAAGGGTATGTTGGTGTTGGTGAGTTAGATAGGGCCATTTCTGTCTATGATCGAATTACGGGGCGTGTAGTGCCATCATTGCAGTGTTGTTGTGTTCTACTTGATCAATTGGTGGGAATGAGGAAGACCAAATTGGCGTTTCGAGTTTGTAGTGATATGGCGGAAATGGGTTTTGATTTGAGAGATGTGAAGAAGGCCACATTTGAGGGTCTCGTTAGACTGCTTTGCAGGGATGGAAAGATTCAGGAGGCAAGAAATTTTGTCAAGAAGGCTATGGCTTTCGAACTCAAGCCTAGCAACTTAGTTTTAAATGAAGTTGCTTATGGATATTGTGAGAAGAAGGACTTTGATGATTTGATGAGCTTCTATTCTGAGATTAAGTGTGCCCCAGAAGTTATGGCTGGGAATAGGATTATGCATTCTCTTTGTAGCCATTTTGGGACAAGAAGAGCAGAACCTTATTTGCAAGAATTAGAAATTTTAGGCTTCAATCCTGATGAGGTAACCTTTGGAATCATGATTGGCTGGAGCTGTCGTGAACGAAAACTTAAAAGTGCCTTTGTTTACCTATCAGAGATGTTGGGAAGACACCTAAACCCCCATATATGCACCTATAATGCTCTTATCAGCGGGGTATTTATGGAGGGTATGTGGAAGCACGCTGGGAAGGTGTTTGATGAGATGGTAGAGAGGGGGACTACACCTGATTTGTCGACTTTCAGGATTCTCTTAGCCGGCTATTGTAAAGTCAGAAATTTTGATGAAGCCAAAAGGATAGTTTTTGATATGGCAAGCCATGGACTGATTCAAAACTCGTCAGATGAGGATCCGCTATCCAAAGCATTTATGGTTCTGGGTTTCAAGCCATTAGCTGTGACATTGAAGAGAGATAATGATGTTGGGTTTGCTAAAACAGAGTTTTATGATGATCTTGGGAATGGACTTTATTTGGATACAGACCTGGATAAGTATGAGAAAAGAGTCACTGGGATCCTAGAAGATTGCATGGTACCTGATTATTACTCTCTTATGATGATAGAATGCAGTCGTAGAAATTTGAAGGGTGCTTTGGTTTTGGCAGATGAAATAATCCGGTGGGGACAAGATTTGTCATTGTCTATGATGTCCGACTTACTGAAAGGGCTTTCTGCATCCCATTTACATACCAAGGGTATCACCAGCATTGTAGATAAAAAGCTTCACTTGGTAAATCAGCTAGACCAAGAAACTCTAAACTTTCTTGCCCAAGCATACGGCAAGAAAGGATTGACATATAATACAAGGATAGTGGTGAATGGAATGATAGAAAGGCATCTGAAAATCAACAATGAGACTTACACTGCTTTAGTAAAAGGTTTTTGTAAGAAAGGAAACTTGAGGGAGCTGAATGCTTGCTGGAATATTGCTCAAAATGACGGATGGTTACCAGGGCCGGAAGATAGTAAAGCCTTGATTGAATGTCTTTTCCATAAAGAAATGCTGAGAGAAGCAGTGCAGCTTCTTGAAAGCATTCTGATATCCTACCCAGACTTAAGGTCAGATATGTGTCATATGATCCTTGACAAGCTTTTTGTTACCGGTTGTACAGGAATTGCAAGCATATTGTTAGGAGAACTTGAACAGCGTGGTGGCATCCTGGATCAGATGGCTTATAACAATATTATTAGAGGATTGTGTAAGGGCAAGAATTTTCATGTGGCCTTTAAAGTGCTGGACAGTATGCTGGCTAAAAATTTGGCCCCTTGTTTGGATGTTACTGTCCAATTAATTCCTCAGTTGTGTAGGGCTGATAGATTTGGAAAAGCAGTTAACTTGAAAGAGATTGGTCTAAGAGTGAACTCTTCCTATTCACTTTCTCTAGATCGTGCATTGATAAAAGGCTGTTGTATTTCAGGGAAAGTTACAGAAGCAACCACTCTACTACAGAATATGTTGTTAAAGCGGATACCTCCTGATgctgaaatttacaattttctGGTTCAGGGTCATTGCAAGGTTAATGACTTAAAGAAAGTTTGGGAGCTACTTTGTGTCATGACAAGAAAAGGTTTCAACATTTCACTCTCAACTTACCGCAACTTGGTGTGTTTGATGTGTCTGGAAGGTAGGGTTCTTCATGCATGGAAATTGACTGAGCTTATGATTGGACAAAGTGATCCTCATGATCTCAGCATCTACAATATTCTGATATTCTATATTTTCCCAACCGGGAATACTTTGCTTGTCAAGAAAGTTGTGGAGCATTTGCAAGAGAAGAAATTGCTACTTGATGAAGTAACTTACAACTTTCTTGTACTTGGGTTTTGTAGATCTAAAGATGTGTCGAGTGCTGTGGATCATCTGTACACTATGATCTCTAAGGATTTCAGGCCAAGCAACCGCAACTTGAGAAAAGTTATAACCAGCCTGTGTGATGTTGGGGAGATTGAGAAAGCCTTGGAACTGAGTCGAGAAATGGAATTGAGAGGCCAGATTCATGATTCAATGATTCAAAATGCGATTGTTGAGGGTCTTTCTTCTCGTGGTAGGATTCAAGAAGCTGAAAGTTTTCTGGACAGGATGGTAGAGAAATGTCTAATTCCAGAAAATGTCAACTATAATAATCTAATCAAACTGTTTTGCTCGTATGGAAGACCAAACAAGGCAGTTAATTCTCTGAACATAATGCTGAAGAAAGGGAATGTTCCAGATTCTACCAGTTTTGATTCCATCATCAGCTCTTTCTGTGCCCTTGGTAATCTGGAGCAAGCTATGGATTTTCATGCTGAGATGTTGGATAGAAATCTTAAGCCAAGCATCGACACTtgggacattctggtccataacTTTTGTCAAGATGGAAAAACAGCAGAGGCAGAAAGGCTATTGAAGTCTATGGGTTGTGCAGGTGAAACAGTGACCAGGAAGATATATCTGtctgtaattaatagttatcgCTCAGAGAACAATCTCGGAAAGGTCTCGGAGCTCATGCAAGCAATGCAACAGAGTGGTTATGAGCCAGACTTCGAGACACATTGGTCTCTCATAAGGAACCTAAGAGTTTCTAGTGACAAGGACAATGCAAACAGCAGCAAGGGTTTCCTGTCAAAGCTTCTCTCTGCAAGTGGATTTTCTAGGCAAAAATATTCCAAGGCCAAACAGGGGTAA